A window of the Emys orbicularis isolate rEmyOrb1 chromosome 1, rEmyOrb1.hap1, whole genome shotgun sequence genome harbors these coding sequences:
- the HMGN1 gene encoding non-histone chromosomal protein HMG-14 isoform X1, which produces MFVRSLPVRVCLQVNAAEGEAREEPKRRSARLSAKPAPAKAEPKPKKAAAAKDKSEDRKAQSKGKKGPKGKQIEGTNQEETNDNLPAENGEINSAEAPGSDAAREKEAKSQ; this is translated from the exons ATGTTTGTTCGTTCACTCCCTGTGCGCGTTTGTTTGCAGGTGAACGCGGCCGAAGGGGAGGCGCGGGAGGAG CCCAAGAGGCGGTCTGCACGCCTGTCAGCT AAACCTGCCCCCGCCAAAGCCGAGCCCAAGCCaaaaaaggcagcagcagcaaag GATAAATCTGAGGACAGGAAAGCTCaatcaaaggggaaaaaaggaccaAAAGGAAAACAGATTGAGGGGACTAATCAAGAAGAAACAAACGATAACTTGCCTGCAGAAAATGGAGAAATTAACAGTGCAGAG GCTCCAGGGTCTGATGCAGCAAGAGAGAAAGAAGCTAAGTCTCAGTAA
- the HMGN1 gene encoding non-histone chromosomal protein HMG-14 isoform X2 — MPRRKVNAAEGEAREEPKRRSARLSAKPAPAKAEPKPKKAAAAKDKSEDRKAQSKGKKGPKGKQIEGTNQEETNDNLPAENGEINSAEAPGSDAAREKEAKSQ, encoded by the exons ATGCCGAGGAGAAAG GTGAACGCGGCCGAAGGGGAGGCGCGGGAGGAG CCCAAGAGGCGGTCTGCACGCCTGTCAGCT AAACCTGCCCCCGCCAAAGCCGAGCCCAAGCCaaaaaaggcagcagcagcaaag GATAAATCTGAGGACAGGAAAGCTCaatcaaaggggaaaaaaggaccaAAAGGAAAACAGATTGAGGGGACTAATCAAGAAGAAACAAACGATAACTTGCCTGCAGAAAATGGAGAAATTAACAGTGCAGAG GCTCCAGGGTCTGATGCAGCAAGAGAGAAAGAAGCTAAGTCTCAGTAA